From Salmo salar chromosome ssa09, Ssal_v3.1, whole genome shotgun sequence:
CAGTCATTGTTGAACATCTTTAATGCATTACATAATtaaatgggggtgggggggaaatGTAACAGAATATCTTAAACGTCTTGGTACTAGCCTAAAAAATTAACAATGTAATCCCAGTAATATTACACATTGAAATAACGAAAACAAACGTAACGTTCTCAGCACACTGCAAAAACCCCAAATGAAAGGTCTTGTAATATATGCTGGCTCCTTTCCTGTTACGTGGAATGTGTACATTTCCCAACTTGACCTTctgtaacatacagtatatatatggaACACATGTAAACCCTTTATTAAGTCAAATCAATTAAAGGACACAGCCTTCCAGATCATCCCTTTAATGACCCCAGAAGCACCAACACATAAACAAATCACTAACACCTCTGATCGTTTTAATTGAGGATACCAAGGTTATGGTTGTTTATCCCAAACTGCCATGATAGATGTTCTTCTCTAGGTTAATTTAAGTAGCTCATTACAATCTGTTTTGTTTAAAAATCAAACAAACTTGGATGTTAATAGGGGTTCTTGTCATAAAAACGGGGTTTCTGTATCCTTAGTTTTGATTGGCTCCTAAAACCGACCCATTGGAGCTTTAACCAATCCTGACCAACAGACGCTCTACAACGGAGAGGTGCATAGAATCCACTTCTTGCTTCTGACAGAGTCACAAATCTGTACATAGAAGGCATAAACACTTAACTGATTCATTTACATTACAAGCCCCTGAACACTACCCATCCACCTAGACCCCGCCCTCACTAAGCCCTGCCCCATCTATTGTTTCTGTGAAATCTAAAAGATATGAATCCAAGGACTGCCAGTTAAATGATTGAAGTGCTAGGAGGAAGCATGTTTCTGCTAGAAATCAGAGGCAGAGAAAACAATGTGGATTCCCACACCTGTCCCCCACCTCCCATTCGCCCCGGCACTCTACCAGCATGAGCAGATCTCAAAGTAAGACTCATTCGGGTCATGTCAGATTTGACCATTCGTTCAACTATAGAATCTAAGTCCCTGTTGTTTTTAAACCTACCCAACCCAGTTCTGTCTTACCTCATTAGGTCAATCTAAGGATTCCAACAAAGATATGGAAAACTATAGTGATGGCTCTTTCTAGATATTTGTATTGATGACATGAGGGGTGGATGTGTGTTCTGGGTGACGGGTTCACAGTGTCAGAACAGCAGCATCACCCTCTTGTCCTAGCTGTGGTTAGTTAGTACATTACCGTAGCTGCATATCAGACAAGGCTAGCAGAGCCAGAACAGTCTAGCCATGCCACGCAGCTAGCTAACCGTTTAGTCATTAGACTCAGTCACTCTTCAAAACAAGAAACtttaaaataacaaaaacaaaaagaCAGCCATTATCGTTATACTGCGATGAGTTAAAATTCCTTGACACCCCTCGTGAAGGAAGGATGAATGATGGCTTTGAAAGGTCTGGCGGGGAGGTAGGTCTGGCGGGGAGGTAGGTCTGGCGGGGAGGTAGGTCAGGCGGGGAGGTAGGTCAGGCGGGGAGGTAGGTCAGGCGGGGAGGTAGGTCAGGCGGGGAGGTAGGTCAAGCCTCTCAGCAGGGGAGATCTGCTTATAATCCTCAGCTGTAGCAGCAGGTTGCTAGTCACATAGCTGGGTAGCACAAGGACTGGGACACTTGGATGCAGGGTCGGGCATGGGAGACAGAACAGGGGGGTATTATGGAGGGTAGAGGGCAGATCAGGGGATGGCAAATTGGACCACTAGTTCTTCTTTAGCATCCACCTTGATCTGAGAGATTGCACTGTAAGCATAGGCAGCTATCTTGGACACCTGTAAATCAATCAGAAGAAAATAGGTTAACATGCATCAATCAGCTACATAATGTGTTGGTTGTTCTTTTAGCTCCAGAGCTACCATACACGAACAGGTTTACGGATAGGGAAAGCACAGGACTGTTATAGAAAATGACCTGATGCATGTCTGAGAATGACACTGTGTGTTTTAGGGGTGTAACAATACACGTATTGGTACTGAACCGTTCAGGGACCTCAGTTTGGTCCTCACTGTGAACCCGAATGAAAACATATAATAAAACACTTGGAATATAAACTAGGCCAACGCTGCATACAGCCTCATGAATGTCTTCAGGCTATTCTGTTACAACAACTAGAGCCTATGCGCACCTTGTAAATCAAAATTCAAATATTGATTGGCTCATTTTAAAATGTCCTTTTGTGAGGCACAGCCAGGAACTAGTTCTGTACAATGGTGAGTGGTGGATAAACCAGGAGGATTCTCCATCATCGTTTAAATATTCAGTTTGGGAACATTTTGGTTTCCCAGTAGATTACAAACGGTGATAGACATAGAGAGTATGTCTCCACTGCTCAACGAGAATAGCCTCTGCAGCTGCCAACACCTCCAACATGTTGACACATTTATACGGACATCACCCCAGTATTACCACTGGAGCGAgacgcatttaaaaaaaaataaaaacgttaTCTCCCCTCAGCATTCAAGCAGCGGATTCTGACCGAGCCAAAGAAATGACAAGAGCGATAGGTATGTTTATAGCCGTGGATATGCGCCCATTCTCAGTGGTTGAGAGGAATAGGGGGTTTCAGCACCTCGTGAAAGTGCTCGAGCCACGTTAACTAACTTGGCCCTCATGCACCCATTTCAGCAAACAGGTAGTAACCGCTCTACATAAGCAAGGCGAAAGCCGAAGTTGTCAATGAATTggcaaatcaaatgttatgtcacatgcgccgaatacaacgtgtagactttaccgtgaaatgcttacttacgagccctatcctaacaatgcagttaaaacgTAGTAAGATTTActaataaaaatagaaaatagtaacacaaataccaataacaaggctatatacatggagtaccagtaccaagtcgatgtgcaggggtacgaggtagttgaggttatATGTACAGTtaggggttaaagtgactaggcaatcaggatagataagagtagcagcagcatatgtgtaGAGTGTGAGTGGTGTCaatatgcatgcgtgtgtgttttgTGCATGAGAGAGTacgtagtatgtgtgtgtgttggagattCAGTGTCAGTAGAGCCCAGTGAGTCTGCATAGAGTTGGTCAGCCAGTACAAGAAAGGGTCAATGCAAACACTCCGGGCAGCCATttcattaactgttcagcagcCATTTCattaactgttcaacagtcttatggcttgggggtagaagctgttcaggagccttttggtcccagacttggcgctccggtacagcttgctgtgcagtagcagagtgaagtctatgacttggatggctgggatctttgacaatttttcgggccttcctctgaccgcctagtatagaggtcctggatggtagggaacttggccccagtgatgtactggatcgTACGCACTACCATTTGCAGCGCCTtctggtcggatgccaagcagttgccataacaagcagtaatgcagccagtcaagattctctcattggtgcagctgtagaactttgaggatctgagggcccatgccaaatcttttcagtctcctgagggggaataggcattgttgtgcttcttcacaactgttggtgtgtgtggaccatgttaattctttAGTGACGTGGATACTGCAGAACTTGAAGcactcgacctgctccactacagcccgtcaatgtgaatgggcGCGTACTCAGCcctccacaatcagctccttagtGTTTCTGACACCGAGGGAGAGGTTatcgtcctggcaccacactgccatgtctctgacctcctccctataggctgtcatcAGCAAACTAATGATGGTGTCGGAGTCATGcacggccacgcagtcatgggtgaacagtcaGTACAGGAGGGTTCTACGCACACAACCCTGAGGAGCCCCCGTGGTGAGGGTCAGCTTATCCTCACCACccgggggggcggcccgtcagaaagggaggtgtttagtcccagggtcctgagcttagtgatgagcttggaggacacaatggtgttgaacgctgagctgtagtcaatgaacagcattctcatataaGTGGTCCTCCTTTCCAGATGGTAGAGGGCAGTGTGGCGTGCAATAGAGATagggtcatctgtggatctgttggggcagtatgtgaattggagtgggtccagagtttctgtgatgatggtgttgatgtgagtcatgaccagcctttcaaagcacttcatggctacagatgtgagtgctacggggcagtagtcaATTAGACAGGttatcttagtgttcttgggcacagggactatggtgtctgcttgaaacatgtaggtattacagactgggtcagggagaggttgaaaatgtcagtgaagtcacttgccagctggtcagtgcaCGCTCagagtacgcgtcctggtaatccgtctggccccgtggtcttgtgaatgttaacctgtttaaaggtcttgctcacgtcGGCAACAGAGAGCAAGATcccacagtcatccggaacagctggtgctcgcatgcatggttcagtgttgcttgcctcgaagcgagcatagaaggtatgcagcttgtctggtagggtcgcgtcactgggcagctcgtggctgggtatCCCTTTGTattctgtgatagtttgcaagccctgccacatccaacgagtgtcagagccggtgtagtagaatGCGATCTGTCCTGTATTGTGCTTACTACGGATGGACGTCCAGGGCTACAGAGAGCTACTTAACAGCCCATCACCTTACCCCGGAGCGGGAAATTAAGTACCGTGCTACAGACACGTCCCCTATGAGAGTCGCACACATGTGCATCTTTTTCTCTTTGTAAGAAAACATTATAGCATAGGTCTACAATGTCTGAGCCATGTTTATATATTGATTTCACACACATattgcactttattttaagagctGTTGCGTAATCAGGTGTTTtcatttaagaaaatacaaagtgCTGTTATTCCTGATTATGCTCATCACGCATTAAACGACTCATGATCATATGGAATCAGGAATACCAACATGTTCTTACATAAACAAAAATTAACTAGAGGAACTGTTGGCATTTCATTTTCCTGCTTTACCGAAACCGAACAGTGACTTCAAAACCGCAATACGTACCAAAACGTGGGTTTGGTGAACCGTTACACCCCTGGTGTGCgagcatgtgtgcgtgcgttcacCTGTTGTACATCAGAGTATGGCACCAGATCACTAGCGAGCACTTGGTGCGGCTGGCTGGTGAgggaaggaagagggaggggcTTCTTCTGAGACAGACTGTTACTCAACAATGCCAGTTTTGTACTGAAACACACAATAAAGACAGGTTAGTACTGAAACACATGGCCGGTCAAAACCCACTCCAAAACACAGACACATTAAGCAACTACCTCCACACACCAACCTGTATTGCCGAGCTTTGTCCATGTACTCATGCTGCTCCATGCCTTGAGAGTCCGCAGCCGAGACATCAATGATGTTCCTAAGAAACAGAGACGCAGGTAGTCAGCAGAATTAAATCCCAAATGGTTAAATCCACGATGAGGGAGGAGAAAGAACGTTTGTGTGTCTTACAGGGCTGTCTTGAAAAGGATGGATGTGAGTAAGGCCTGTTCGTCTGTGCGGGCTGAGGGTACACTGGCGGAGCTccattctgtactgttgagggGCTTGCTGTCGGGGTTCGGGTGGGGGATCAGCGGCTTATACACGTCAGGGTCCTGAGGCACAACATACGCGTCACAATCACAACATCCTCCATCACTGGctgaacctgttggggctagggggcagtatttgcacggctggataaaaaacgtacccgatttaaactggttactactcttgcccagaaacgagaatgcatataattagtagatttggatagaaaacactaaagtttctaaaactgtttgaatggtgtctgtgagtataacagaactcatatggcaggccaaaacctgagaagattccatacaggaagtgccctgtctgacaatttgttcttctgtggcatctctatcgaaaatacagcatctctgctgtaacgtgacattttctaaggcttccattggctctcagaaggcgccagaatgtggaatggggtgtctgcagtctctgggcgaaaaacagcacgAGATTTtttgagtggtcaggcagggaacaatgacgctggagatgcgcgttcatgtgaattctccatgtttttctttctctctttgaatgaatacaacgtcgcccggttggaatattatcgctattttacgagaaaaatcgcataaaaatgtattttaaacagcgtttgacatgcttcgaagtacggtaatggaatattttgacattttttgtcacgaaatgcgctcgcgcgtcacccttcggattctGACCTGAAcgtacgaacaaaacggagctatttcaatacaactatggattatttggaaccaaaacaacatttgttgttgaagtagaagtcctgggagtgcattctgacgaagaacagcaaaggtaatccaatttttcttatagtaaatctgagtttggtgagggccaaacttggtgggtgtcaaattagctagccgtgatggccgggctatctactcagaatattgcaaaatctgacaccgcgattgcataaaggagttctgtatctataattcttaaaataattgttatgtattctgtgaacgttaatcgtgagtaatttagtaaattcaccggaagtttgcggtgggtatgctagttctgaacatcacatgctaatgtaaaaagctggtttttgatataaatatgaacttgattgatcaaaacatgcatgtattgtataacataatgtcctaggagtgtcatctgatgaagatcatcaaaggttagtgctgcatttagctgtggttttggtttttgtgacatatatgcttgctttgaaaatggctgtgtgattatttttggcagggtactctcctgacataatctaatgttttgctttcgctgtaaagcctttttgaaatcggacaatgtggttagattaacgagagtcttgtctttaaaatggtgtaaaatagtcatatgtttgagaaatttaagttatagcatttatgaggtatttgtatttcgcgccacgcgattccactagctgttgactaggtgggacttgCCCTGGGAGGTTAAGGTACCCAGATTGACCTTGCTTATTGTTAAAATGAGCATGATATGACCTCTGAACTAAAGTATAAAACAAAAAGGCACCCTACAAACCCTATACTGCGACTACTCATCCCTGATCACTAAGTCAATAGGGATCTGCTGCTGTGACAGGCAGACAAGAATGAACCCAAACACAAGAGTTACCTAAGCCTGATATGTATATTTCAACAGTATTATCCTGTGTTATAACAGGGTTAGCAAGCAGTGGCAGGCTATATGTGTACAAATGGTAATACCTTATCCCCCACCTAACATTTTCCAAAAGTGAATAAAACATTAAAGAAAAAACTTAATTTCCCCATCACCAAATTCCATTTTGGCCCATGTCACAACTGGAAATCTGAGATCATATGACATGCATCTGGGAGAAGTTAACTTGCTGGCAAGTTCAACGGCGTTACCGAATGTGAACCGTTGAGGCCCAATTAACAGAAGTGGTCACGTTTTACCGGACCTGATtgatgatcatcatcatcatcatcatcatgacagGTGAGAATTTAAACTCATTTTTTTGTCTGCCCTGCAAGTAGCTAGCTACTGACTTACAGATTAACTGGTTAAGTTAGTTAGCAAACTAGATACTGCCTATAATTGTCAGCAATGGTTGTCACTATTTTGAAACTTCACTTACCTTGCTAATGTTAGGTGTGTTGGCCAACTTGCCAATCAGGTTACTACATTCCCTTGGCCCAATCTTTC
This genomic window contains:
- the LOC106613227 gene encoding ragulator complex protein LAMTOR1 isoform X1 — encoded protein: MGCCYSRENENTEQDPDVYKPLIPHPNPDSKPLNSTEWSSASVPSARTDEQALLTSILFKTALNIIDVSAADSQGMEQHEYMDKARQYSTKLALLSNSLSQKKPLPLPSLTSQPHQVLASDLVPYSDVQQVSKIAAYAYSAISQIKVDAKEELVVQFAIP
- the LOC106613227 gene encoding ragulator complex protein LAMTOR1 isoform X2 → MGCCYSRENENTEQDPDVYKPLIPHPNPDSKPLNSTEWSSASVPSARTDEQALLTSILFKTALNIIDVSAADSQGMEQHEYMDKARQYSTKLALLSNSLSQKKPLPLPSLTSQPHQVLASDLVPYSDVQQVNARTHARTPGV